A window of the Arachis duranensis cultivar V14167 chromosome 5, aradu.V14167.gnm2.J7QH, whole genome shotgun sequence genome harbors these coding sequences:
- the LOC107487579 gene encoding glycine cleavage system H protein, mitochondrial, protein MALRLWASSTANALKLSSAASRTHHLPSPFFLSRCFSTVLDGLKYANSHEWVKHEGSVATIGITDHAQDHLGEVVFVDLPEPGGSVKQGGSFGAVESVKATSDVNSPISGEIIEVNASLKETPGLINSSPYEGGWMIKVKPTSPAELDSLLGPKEYTKFCQEEDAAH, encoded by the exons ATGGCACTCAGGCTGTGGGCTTCTTCAACTGCAAATGCACTCAAACTATCTTCAGCAGCTTCTAGAACTCATCACCTCCCTTCTCCCTTCTTTCTCTCCAGATGCTTCTCTACCG TGTTGGATGGACTCAAGTACGCAAACTCACATGAATGGGTCAAGCATGAAGGCTCAGTGGCCACCATTGGAATCACTGACCATGCTCAG GACCATCTTGGAGAGGTTGTGTTTGTAGATCTGCCTGAACCGGGTGGTTCAGTGAAACAAGGAGGTAGTTTTGGAGCGGTTGAGAGTGTGAAGGCAACTAGTGATGTCAACTCTCCAATCTCTGGTGAAATCATTGAGGTTAACGCTTCTCTCAAGGAAACCCCTGGCCTG ATAAACTCGAGCCCGTACGAAGGTGGATGGATGATAAAAGTAAAGCCAACTAGTCCAGCTGAATTGGATTCCTTGCTGGGACCAAAGGAGTACACTAAATTCTGCCAAGAAGAAGATGCTGCACATTGA
- the LOC107487580 gene encoding glycine cleavage system H protein, mitochondrial, with amino-acid sequence MALRLWASSTANVLKLSSAACRTHHLPSPFSLSRCFSTVLDGLKYANSHEWVKHEGSVATIGITDHAQDHLGEVVFVDLPEPGGSVKQGGSFGAVESVKATSDVNSPISGEIIEVNASLKETPGLINSSPYEGGWMIKVKPNSPAELDSLLGPKEYTKFCQEEDAAH; translated from the exons ATGGCACTCAGGCTGTGGGCTTCTTCAACTGCAAATGTACTCAAACTATCTTCAGCAGCTTGTAGAACTCATCACCTCCcatctcccttctctctctccagATGCTTCTCTACCG TGTTGGATGGACTCAAGTACGCAAACTCACATGAATGGGTCAAACATGAAGGCTCAGTGGCCACCATTGGAATCACTGACCATGCTCAG GACCATCTTGGAGAGGTTGTGTTTGTAGATCTGCCTGAACCAGGTGGTTCAGTGAAACAAGGAGGCAGCTTTGGAGCCGTTGAGAGTGTAAAGGCAACCAGTGATGTCAACTCTCCAATCTCTGGTGAAATCATTGAGGTTAACGCTTCTCTCAAGGAAACCCCTGGCCTG ATAAACTCGAGCCCGTACGAAGGTGGATGGATGATAAAAGTAAAGCCAAATAGTCCAGCTGAATTGGATTCCTTGCTGGGACCAAAGGAGTACACTAAATTCTGCCAGGAAGAAGATGCTGCACATTGA